A genomic stretch from Halichoerus grypus chromosome 7, mHalGry1.hap1.1, whole genome shotgun sequence includes:
- the TSPAN14 gene encoding tetraspanin-14 isoform X1 yields the protein MHYYRYSNAEVSCWYKYLLFSYNIVFWLAGVVFLGVGLWAWSEKGVLSDLTKVTRLHGIDPVVLVLMVGVVMFTLGFAGCVGALRENICLLKFFCGTIVLIFFLELAVAVLAFLFQDWVRDRFREFFESNIRSYRDDIDLQNLIDSLQKANQCCGAYGPEDWDLNVYFNCSGASYSREKCGVPFSCCVPDPAQKVVNTQCGYDVRTQLKSKWDESIFTKGCIQALEGWLPRNIYIVAGVFIAISLLQVYRKHRDLLFCVETSQVTLLFLV from the exons ATGCACTATTATAGATACTCTAACGCCGAGGTCAGCTGCTGGTACAAGTACCTCCTTTTCAGCTACAACATTGTCTTCTGG TTGGCTGGAGTTGTCTTCCTTGGAGTCGGACTGTGGGCATGGAGCGAAAAG GGGGTGCTGTCTGACCTCACCAAAGTGACCCGGCTGCATGGAATCGACCCTGTGGTGCTGGTCCTGATGGTGGGCGTGGTGATGTTCACGCTGGGGTTCGCTGGCTGCGTGGGGGCCCTGCGGGAGAACATCTGCCTGCTCAAGTTT TTCTGCGGTACCATCGTGCTCATCTTCTTCCTGGAGCTGGCCGTGGCCGTGCTGGCCTTCCTCTTCCAGGACTGGGTGAGGGACCGGTTCCGGGAGTTCTTCGAGAGCAACATCAGATCCTACCGGGACGACATTGACCTACAGAACCTCATTGACTCCCTTCAGAAAGCC AACCAGTGCTGCGGGGCATATGGGCCTGAAGACTGGGACCTCAACGTCTACTTCAACTGCAGCGGTGCCAGCTACAGCCGTGAGAAGTGTGGGGTGCCCTTCTCCTGCTGCGTGCCGGACCCCGCG CAAAAAGTTGTGAACACACAGTGTGGCTATGATGTCAGGACCCAG CTGAAGAGCAAGTGGGACGAGTCCATCTTCACAAAAGGCTGCATCCAGGCGCTGGAGGGCTGGCTTCCGCGCAATATTTACATCGTGGCCGGCGTCTTCATCGCCATCTCCCTGCTACAG GTTTACAGGAAACATCGAGATTTATTATTTTGCGTCGAAACCAGTCAGGTGACTCTGTTATTTTTGGTTTAA
- the TSPAN14 gene encoding tetraspanin-14 isoform X3 has product MHYYRYSNAEVSCWYKYLLFSYNIVFWLAGVVFLGVGLWAWSEKGVLSDLTKVTRLHGIDPVVLVLMVGVVMFTLGFAGCVGALRENICLLKFFCGTIVLIFFLELAVAVLAFLFQDWVRDRFREFFESNIRSYRDDIDLQNLIDSLQKANQCCGAYGPEDWDLNVYFNCSGASYSREKCGVPFSCCVPDPAQKVVNTQCGYDVRTQLKSKWDESIFTKGCIQALEGWLPRNIYIVAGVFIAISLLQIFGIFLAKTLISDIEAVKAGHHF; this is encoded by the exons ATGCACTATTATAGATACTCTAACGCCGAGGTCAGCTGCTGGTACAAGTACCTCCTTTTCAGCTACAACATTGTCTTCTGG TTGGCTGGAGTTGTCTTCCTTGGAGTCGGACTGTGGGCATGGAGCGAAAAG GGGGTGCTGTCTGACCTCACCAAAGTGACCCGGCTGCATGGAATCGACCCTGTGGTGCTGGTCCTGATGGTGGGCGTGGTGATGTTCACGCTGGGGTTCGCTGGCTGCGTGGGGGCCCTGCGGGAGAACATCTGCCTGCTCAAGTTT TTCTGCGGTACCATCGTGCTCATCTTCTTCCTGGAGCTGGCCGTGGCCGTGCTGGCCTTCCTCTTCCAGGACTGGGTGAGGGACCGGTTCCGGGAGTTCTTCGAGAGCAACATCAGATCCTACCGGGACGACATTGACCTACAGAACCTCATTGACTCCCTTCAGAAAGCC AACCAGTGCTGCGGGGCATATGGGCCTGAAGACTGGGACCTCAACGTCTACTTCAACTGCAGCGGTGCCAGCTACAGCCGTGAGAAGTGTGGGGTGCCCTTCTCCTGCTGCGTGCCGGACCCCGCG CAAAAAGTTGTGAACACACAGTGTGGCTATGATGTCAGGACCCAG CTGAAGAGCAAGTGGGACGAGTCCATCTTCACAAAAGGCTGCATCCAGGCGCTGGAGGGCTGGCTTCCGCGCAATATTTACATCGTGGCCGGCGTCTTCATCGCCATCTCCCTGCTACAG ATTTTTGGCATCTTCCTGGCGAAGACCTTGATCTCGGACATTGAGGCGGTGAAGGCAGGCCATCACTTCTGA
- the TSPAN14 gene encoding tetraspanin-14 isoform X2, whose amino-acid sequence MPWRVSRAACALRSSSLLPGAWGPLSLSRCSGKLAGVVFLGVGLWAWSEKGVLSDLTKVTRLHGIDPVVLVLMVGVVMFTLGFAGCVGALRENICLLKFFCGTIVLIFFLELAVAVLAFLFQDWVRDRFREFFESNIRSYRDDIDLQNLIDSLQKANQCCGAYGPEDWDLNVYFNCSGASYSREKCGVPFSCCVPDPAQKVVNTQCGYDVRTQLKSKWDESIFTKGCIQALEGWLPRNIYIVAGVFIAISLLQIFGIFLAKTLISDIEAVKAGHHF is encoded by the exons ATGCCTTGGAGAG TGTCGAGGGCAGCCTGTGCTCTGAgatcttcctctctgctccctggagCGTGGGGGCCATTGAGTTTGTCCAGATGTTCAGGGAAG TTGGCTGGAGTTGTCTTCCTTGGAGTCGGACTGTGGGCATGGAGCGAAAAG GGGGTGCTGTCTGACCTCACCAAAGTGACCCGGCTGCATGGAATCGACCCTGTGGTGCTGGTCCTGATGGTGGGCGTGGTGATGTTCACGCTGGGGTTCGCTGGCTGCGTGGGGGCCCTGCGGGAGAACATCTGCCTGCTCAAGTTT TTCTGCGGTACCATCGTGCTCATCTTCTTCCTGGAGCTGGCCGTGGCCGTGCTGGCCTTCCTCTTCCAGGACTGGGTGAGGGACCGGTTCCGGGAGTTCTTCGAGAGCAACATCAGATCCTACCGGGACGACATTGACCTACAGAACCTCATTGACTCCCTTCAGAAAGCC AACCAGTGCTGCGGGGCATATGGGCCTGAAGACTGGGACCTCAACGTCTACTTCAACTGCAGCGGTGCCAGCTACAGCCGTGAGAAGTGTGGGGTGCCCTTCTCCTGCTGCGTGCCGGACCCCGCG CAAAAAGTTGTGAACACACAGTGTGGCTATGATGTCAGGACCCAG CTGAAGAGCAAGTGGGACGAGTCCATCTTCACAAAAGGCTGCATCCAGGCGCTGGAGGGCTGGCTTCCGCGCAATATTTACATCGTGGCCGGCGTCTTCATCGCCATCTCCCTGCTACAG ATTTTTGGCATCTTCCTGGCGAAGACCTTGATCTCGGACATTGAGGCGGTGAAGGCAGGCCATCACTTCTGA